CGTTTCCAAGGCCCGGAAGGTCACCAGCGGTAGTGCGCGAACGCCTTGTTCGCTTCCGCCATGCGGTGAGTCTCTTCGCGCTTCTTGATGGCGCCGCCACGGTTTTCCGAGGCGTCGACCAGCTCGGCCGCGAGCTTGCGCGGCATCGAGTTCTCGCCGCGCTTGCGCGCCGAGTCGATCAGCCAGCGCATCGCCAGCGCCATGCGACGGGAGGAACGCACCTCGACCGGCACCTGGTAGGTGGCACCGCCGACGCGGCGGGACTTGACTTCGACCGCCGGAGCGACGTTGTCCAGCGCCTTCTGCACCAGCTCGATGGCGTTGGGGTTCTTCTCGCCGATCACGTCCATCGCGCCGTACACGATCTTTTCGGCGACCGACTTCTTGCCGCTCAGCATCACCATATTGATGAAGCGGGCGATGGTTT
This genomic stretch from Xanthomonas sacchari harbors:
- the rpsG gene encoding 30S ribosomal protein S7, with amino-acid sequence MSRKGNTPQRAVLPDPKHGSETIARFINMVMLSGKKSVAEKIVYGAMDVIGEKNPNAIELVQKALDNVAPAVEVKSRRVGGATYQVPVEVRSSRRMALAMRWLIDSARKRGENSMPRKLAAELVDASENRGGAIKKREETHRMAEANKAFAHYRW